The Humulus lupulus chromosome 3, drHumLupu1.1, whole genome shotgun sequence genome window below encodes:
- the LOC133823599 gene encoding vegetative cell wall protein gp1-like has product MPIPYANRLYALRRRNCLPTPSPESFDSSAPPSPDHPTLINPDPTFPETQLPPPLHPDSTLPGPNLSAILPDPTLEFPTPMNLEPSLLKIVLPTPTNPSSSPPSAVPSPPRDSSPPPKPKPIGIASRTRTHQQIPTIPSADAHSMPIAAAPQGEFVVPPGTFKRHKKKKQTSSSKWLWFSFGMPSEH; this is encoded by the coding sequence ATGCCGATTCCATATGCCAACCGCCTCTACGCCCTTCGCCGTCGCAATTGCCTCCCCACCCCGTCCCCTGAATCCTTTGACTCCTCCGCCCCTCCCTCTCCCGACCACCCCACCCTCATCAACCCAGATCCCACCTTCCCTGAAACCCAACTCCCACCACCCCTACACCCCGACTCCACTCTCCCCGGCCCCAACCTCTCTGCCATACTCCCTGATCCCACCCTTGAATTCCCTACTCCCATGAATCTCGAACCCTCCCTCCTCAAAATCGTGCTCCCCACCCCCACTAACCCCTCTTCCTCCCCACCTTCAGCCGTACCTTCTCCACCTCGTGACTCCTCCCCTCCACCTAAACCCAAACCCATTGGCATCGCCTCTCGCACCCGCACCCACCAACAAATCCCTACCATTCCCTCTGCTGACGCCCATTCCATGCCTATTGCCGCTGCCCCTCAGGGGGAGTTTGTTGTGCCGCCGGGCACCTTCAAGCGTCACAAGAAGAAGAAGCAAACTTCTTCCTCCAAGTGGTTGTGGTTCAGCTTTGGCATGCCCTCTGAACACTGA